In a genomic window of Arachnia rubra:
- a CDS encoding Eco57I restriction-modification methylase domain-containing protein: MNAIQAIRVEGGIVPSSLLQLLRDGTLGPDGSRSPSSFHIAGRQTIADAVNRSWTYLVGAWTAWLETQAREPGGMGSTNSAVVRECWLLILLQELGYGRLTPSHGVQIDDQSYPISHEWNEVPIHLLGPGVDLDRRNPGVSGAARAPQAMVQEVLNRDDRRLWALLSNGLKLRLLRDSTALAGSAYVEFDLQTIFEGELFSEFMILWQLCHQSRLEPRLGPEGDPIPSQCWLELWREDSIRTGARALDQLRDGVESALRHLGSGFLTHRDNSSLREALSVGALTTETYHRHLLRLVYRMLFLFVIEDRGLLLRPETTDNSSAERAALTEARERYDRYFSTKRLRQQAHSRQGSAAYGDLWQAQVIVLRSLGDEGQPALALPALGGLFDPMEGDGDLLLDLKLGNDVLLAAVRDLGWFQSGQRLQLVDYRNLGSEELGSVYESLLELVPRVMVEERRYEFIKVAGNERKTTGSYYTPSSLVSALLDTALDPVIDQAIEVAGNDHEQAEKNLLDLTICDPACGSGHFLVAGARRLARRLASIRSGEGEPTPDDVRHALRDVVGRCVYGVDINPLAAELAKVSLWLEAMEPGKPLGFLDSRIRVGNSLLGTTPTLLREGLPDGAFTALEGDDKEVAAVLKKRNKAERKSGVYGGQGQLDFSLGSPLAQVHRGLLGTFDDIDLVRDQARRWRDYEQSAAYRSEKIKADAWMSAFVWILTDANAVPTSATLEQFASDPSASHLEQQSFEVARIAADHQFFHWHIEFPEVFEASDAHGPEGWGGGFDCIVGNPPWERVKLQEQEFFASRDEQIANAPNKAARGRLIEKLATSGSLADKALHTEFLAARRKAEGASHLLHKSGRYPLAGQGDVNTYAVFCELASTLVAPTGQVGIIVPTGIATDSTTKDYFKDLVQHHRIRSLFDFENSAPTFRGVHRSFKFCLLTLTGRKAQCDRPRFAFFLHDPSDIEGAVFTMTPEEISLVNPNTGTLPIFRTRRDAEITLGIYRRLPVLLREGDPNGNPWGISFLRMFDMSNDSHLFYTREELEDAGWSLNGNVFERIITDRQTDRQTDRQTDRQTDRQTDRQTDRQTDRPRTPSYQVERMMPLFEAKMIHHYDIRWATYEGDGSTRLMTEQEKAQRRLPMPRYWVHESEIDKKIGDKWDKNWFLGWRDICRATDERTMISTLLPRVAFGDPVLLAMPGRGYRTSLEAAFNSFVFDFVTRQKSGGTHLKYFTTMQLTTPAPEDFEVVGLQLGRSADSWIGLRVDRLNAWIVSEDERAQVRAELDALMFHVYGVIRDDVDYIMETFPIVKRKDEGRYGEYRTKRLILEAYDAMAEAITTGRPYCSPFEGARS, from the coding sequence GTGAACGCTATCCAGGCCATCCGCGTAGAGGGCGGTATCGTCCCGTCGAGCCTGTTGCAGCTGCTCCGGGATGGCACGCTGGGACCCGATGGGTCCCGCAGCCCTTCGTCGTTTCACATTGCCGGACGCCAGACGATCGCTGACGCGGTCAACCGGTCCTGGACGTATCTGGTGGGGGCCTGGACAGCCTGGCTGGAAACCCAGGCCAGGGAACCCGGAGGGATGGGATCCACGAACTCAGCCGTGGTCCGCGAATGCTGGCTGCTGATTCTGTTGCAGGAGCTTGGCTATGGACGTCTCACTCCCAGCCACGGTGTTCAGATTGACGACCAGTCATATCCGATCTCACACGAGTGGAATGAGGTTCCGATTCATCTGCTTGGTCCCGGTGTTGATCTGGACCGACGGAACCCCGGTGTCTCTGGGGCTGCGCGGGCCCCACAGGCGATGGTGCAGGAAGTCCTCAACCGGGATGATCGGCGGCTGTGGGCGTTGCTATCCAATGGGCTCAAACTCCGGCTGTTGCGTGACTCGACAGCATTGGCCGGGTCCGCGTACGTCGAATTCGACCTTCAGACCATCTTCGAGGGCGAGCTGTTCAGTGAGTTCATGATCCTGTGGCAGCTGTGTCACCAGTCTCGCCTTGAGCCGCGGCTCGGTCCGGAAGGTGACCCCATCCCCTCCCAGTGCTGGTTGGAGCTGTGGCGTGAGGATTCGATCAGGACCGGCGCCCGCGCCCTCGACCAGCTGCGTGATGGCGTTGAGAGTGCACTGAGGCACCTCGGTTCAGGGTTCTTGACCCATCGGGACAACAGCTCGCTGCGTGAGGCTCTCAGCGTCGGTGCGCTCACGACCGAGACCTACCATCGTCACCTGCTGAGGCTTGTCTACCGGATGCTGTTCCTCTTCGTGATCGAGGACAGGGGTCTGCTGCTGAGACCAGAAACCACAGACAACTCGTCGGCGGAGAGAGCGGCCCTGACTGAGGCCAGGGAACGCTACGACAGGTACTTCTCGACCAAGCGACTTCGTCAACAGGCCCACTCTCGGCAGGGATCCGCTGCCTACGGCGATCTGTGGCAGGCTCAGGTGATCGTCCTACGATCTCTTGGCGATGAGGGACAGCCGGCCCTCGCGCTTCCCGCGCTGGGTGGTCTTTTCGACCCGATGGAAGGCGACGGTGATCTGCTGCTCGACCTCAAACTGGGGAACGATGTGCTGCTGGCCGCTGTCCGTGACCTCGGCTGGTTCCAGTCGGGGCAACGCCTTCAACTGGTGGACTATCGCAACCTCGGGTCGGAGGAACTCGGCTCCGTCTATGAGTCCTTGCTGGAACTGGTCCCTCGGGTGATGGTTGAGGAACGCCGATACGAGTTCATCAAGGTTGCGGGCAATGAGCGTAAGACCACGGGGTCCTACTACACGCCCTCGTCGCTGGTGTCCGCCCTTCTGGACACCGCGCTCGACCCCGTGATCGATCAGGCCATTGAGGTGGCGGGGAATGATCATGAGCAGGCTGAGAAGAACCTGCTGGATCTGACCATCTGTGACCCTGCCTGTGGTTCGGGACATTTCCTGGTCGCGGGTGCCCGCCGTCTTGCCCGTCGATTGGCGTCAATCCGTTCCGGGGAAGGCGAGCCCACACCCGACGACGTGCGACATGCGCTCCGTGACGTCGTCGGTCGGTGTGTGTACGGCGTCGACATCAATCCGCTTGCCGCTGAACTCGCCAAGGTGTCGCTCTGGCTTGAGGCCATGGAACCGGGCAAGCCGCTGGGATTCCTCGACTCCCGCATCCGCGTCGGCAACTCCCTGCTGGGTACCACGCCGACGCTGCTCAGAGAAGGTCTGCCTGACGGCGCCTTCACCGCTCTGGAGGGCGACGACAAGGAGGTCGCGGCCGTACTCAAGAAACGAAACAAAGCCGAGCGGAAATCTGGCGTTTATGGTGGGCAGGGGCAGCTTGACTTCTCATTAGGGAGTCCTCTGGCGCAGGTTCACCGTGGGCTGCTGGGCACCTTTGATGACATCGACTTGGTGCGTGATCAGGCACGACGTTGGCGTGACTATGAGCAATCTGCTGCCTATCGCAGTGAGAAGATCAAAGCCGATGCATGGATGTCAGCTTTTGTATGGATCTTGACCGATGCCAATGCCGTGCCCACATCGGCAACCCTGGAGCAATTTGCCTCTGATCCATCGGCCTCGCATCTGGAACAGCAGAGTTTCGAGGTGGCGCGGATCGCAGCCGACCATCAGTTCTTCCACTGGCATATCGAGTTTCCCGAGGTCTTCGAGGCTTCCGATGCCCACGGCCCAGAGGGATGGGGCGGAGGGTTTGACTGCATCGTCGGCAACCCACCGTGGGAGCGGGTCAAGCTTCAGGAGCAGGAGTTCTTCGCCTCGCGGGATGAGCAGATAGCCAACGCGCCCAACAAGGCTGCCCGAGGCCGGCTGATCGAAAAGCTGGCGACGAGTGGTTCCCTAGCCGACAAAGCACTCCATACCGAGTTTCTCGCCGCACGGCGAAAGGCCGAGGGCGCGAGCCATCTGCTTCACAAATCAGGACGCTATCCGCTGGCGGGGCAGGGCGATGTGAACACCTACGCGGTCTTCTGCGAACTTGCCAGCACCCTCGTAGCCCCCACCGGTCAGGTCGGAATCATCGTGCCCACCGGCATCGCCACCGACAGCACCACCAAGGATTACTTCAAGGATCTGGTGCAGCACCACCGCATCCGATCTCTATTCGATTTCGAGAACTCAGCTCCTACTTTTCGAGGTGTCCATCGTTCCTTTAAGTTTTGTCTACTGACGCTGACAGGGCGGAAGGCTCAATGTGATCGGCCCCGGTTTGCGTTCTTCCTGCATGATCCCAGTGATATCGAGGGAGCGGTGTTCACGATGACGCCGGAGGAGATCTCCCTCGTCAATCCGAACACCGGCACCCTGCCCATCTTCCGGACGCGCCGTGATGCCGAGATCACTCTGGGCATCTATCGCCGCCTGCCGGTGCTCCTGAGGGAGGGCGACCCGAACGGCAACCCGTGGGGCATCAGCTTCCTGCGCATGTTCGACATGTCGAACGACTCGCATCTCTTCTACACTCGCGAGGAGCTGGAGGACGCTGGCTGGAGCCTCAACGGCAACGTCTTCGAACGCATCATTACAGACAGACAGACAGACAGACAGACAGACAGACAGACAGACAGACAGACAGACAGACAGACAGACAGACAGACAGACAGACAGACAGACAGACCAAGGACACCAAGCTACCAGGTGGAGCGGATGATGCCGCTGTTTGAGGCGAAGATGATCCATCACTATGACATCCGGTGGGCCACCTACGAGGGCGACGGCTCGACACGGCTGATGACGGAGCAGGAGAAAGCCCAGCGACGCCTTCCCATGCCGCGCTACTGGGTTCACGAATCCGAGATCGACAAGAAGATCGGGGACAAGTGGGACAAGAACTGGTTCCTCGGATGGCGCGATATCTGCCGTGCGACCGATGAACGTACGATGATCTCAACCTTGCTTCCGCGAGTTGCCTTTGGTGATCCAGTGCTGCTGGCTATGCCTGGTCGTGGCTACCGGACTTCACTTGAAGCAGCGTTCAACTCTTTTGTGTTCGACTTTGTCACTCGACAGAAGAGCGGGGGAACACATCTCAAATACTTCACCACAATGCAGCTTACCACCCCAGCTCCAGAAGACTTCGAAGTGGTTGGTTTGCAACTCGGACGTTCTGCTGATTCCTGGATCGGCCTCCGAGTTGATCGGCTCAATGCCTGGATCGTTTCGGAGGATGAACGCGCCCAGGTGCGTGCGGAGCTGGATGCGCTGATGTTCCATGTCTATGGTGTGATCAGGGATGATGTCGACTACATCATGGAGACGTTTCCCATCGTCAAGCGCAAGGACGAGGGGCGCTACGGTGAGTATCGCACCAAGCGCCTGATCCTGGAGGCATACGACGCCATGGCCGAGGCCATCACCACGGGACGGCCGTATTGCTCTCCGTTTGAGGGGGCTCGCTCATGA
- a CDS encoding helicase-related protein produces the protein MPSFNVGTLVTARGRDWVVLPESQDDFLVLRPLAGGSLDVAGVLPDVEEVTPATFPPPSVDDLGDYQSARLLREALRIGFRSTGGPFRSLASLNVDPRPYQYVPLLMALRQETVRLLIADDVGIGKTIEAGLVASELLAQGSAERLAVLCPPSLAEQWQAELREKFGLEAELVLGSTVTRLQRRLKHGESIFERYPVTIVSTDFIKADRRRDDFLRAAPDLIIVDEAHTCVVDDSGGSGRARTQRYRLLEALSQKAETHLVLVTATPHSGNEGAFRNMLGLLDPELRTIKLDTEAGRAKLARHLVQRRRGDIRDYLGVDTRFPDDRQTREAPYRLSPKYADLLRDAIAYAQGQVRNESGSHAQRRMRWWSALNLLRSVASSPAAAVATMRTRSNTSAAETPAAVDAMGRGTIFDLVDDSNTEGDDTAPGAVPDDSATNETRLLTDMAARAEDLAPEDDAKLSRLTAEVKNLLKEGFSPIVFCRFIPTAKYVAEHLRAVLSKGYPIEVVTGELTPEDRAARVAALVKDPDGRRVLVATDCLSEGINLQVGFQAILHYDLAWNPTRHEQREGRVDRFGQIAKIVRAVTIYGEDTGIDGIVMDALIRKHAQIRKDLGVSVPVPNEANERVLSALMEGLMLRGQPAQQPTLDDELFTLTDHWESAAEQERVSRTRYAQAAIHPDEVSREVEEARSRIGGFSDVAAFVRSALKAVKAETWDENENLMLDMGSLPIGLKDTLQAGGRLRWVPDLPAPQGAAAMVRTDRRVGALAQFVLDGALDSGLHEDVRPARRAGVITTQSVDVMTTLLIVRFRIHLTLPGRGGPRTQVAEEARALAFTGTPKNPTWLPPDRVEELLGSLPTANVPADRVPGLMGNVLRSVGENSSVLLDSLAAQVAQELRQAHARVRQSARGREAVGSLTLRGLDVTPQLPVDILGVFVYQPGGAE, from the coding sequence ATGCCCAGTTTCAACGTGGGAACCCTGGTCACAGCTCGCGGTCGTGACTGGGTGGTATTGCCGGAGAGCCAAGACGACTTTCTTGTTCTCCGACCGCTGGCCGGGGGAAGCCTAGACGTCGCGGGTGTCCTCCCCGACGTTGAGGAAGTCACTCCCGCCACTTTCCCGCCACCCTCGGTGGACGACCTCGGCGACTACCAGTCAGCCCGTCTCCTGCGAGAGGCACTCCGTATCGGGTTCCGCTCCACGGGTGGTCCCTTCCGGTCGCTGGCGTCCCTGAACGTCGATCCACGGCCCTATCAGTACGTCCCCCTGCTGATGGCGTTGCGGCAGGAGACCGTGAGACTCCTGATCGCCGACGATGTGGGCATCGGTAAGACTATTGAGGCCGGACTGGTCGCCAGCGAGCTCCTCGCGCAGGGTAGCGCTGAGCGGCTCGCAGTGCTGTGTCCGCCCTCGCTGGCCGAGCAGTGGCAGGCCGAGTTGCGTGAGAAGTTCGGTCTTGAAGCAGAACTTGTCCTGGGCTCCACGGTCACCCGTCTGCAGCGTCGTCTCAAACACGGCGAATCGATTTTCGAGCGTTACCCGGTCACTATCGTCTCGACCGATTTCATCAAGGCGGACCGGCGTCGTGACGACTTCCTGCGCGCCGCACCCGATCTGATCATCGTCGATGAGGCCCATACCTGTGTGGTCGACGACAGCGGTGGTAGTGGTCGTGCTCGCACGCAGCGTTATCGACTCCTTGAGGCCCTGTCCCAAAAAGCTGAAACCCATCTGGTCCTGGTCACGGCCACGCCACATTCCGGCAACGAGGGAGCGTTTCGTAACATGCTCGGTCTGCTTGACCCGGAGTTGAGAACCATAAAGCTCGACACCGAGGCAGGTCGCGCCAAACTGGCCCGCCACCTTGTGCAGCGACGTCGTGGTGACATCCGCGACTATCTCGGCGTCGACACCAGATTCCCCGACGACCGTCAAACCCGTGAGGCTCCATACCGGCTTTCGCCGAAGTACGCCGATCTGTTGCGTGATGCTATCGCCTACGCCCAGGGGCAGGTCAGGAACGAGAGCGGCAGTCACGCGCAGCGGCGGATGCGGTGGTGGTCCGCTCTGAACCTGTTGCGCTCTGTCGCGTCCTCCCCGGCGGCCGCCGTTGCCACCATGCGCACTCGATCCAACACCAGTGCCGCTGAGACTCCCGCCGCTGTGGACGCGATGGGGCGTGGGACCATCTTCGACCTCGTCGACGACAGCAACACCGAGGGCGACGACACCGCCCCGGGGGCCGTTCCCGATGACTCCGCGACGAATGAGACCCGACTCCTCACCGACATGGCGGCTCGCGCCGAGGATCTCGCCCCCGAGGACGATGCCAAACTCTCCAGGCTCACGGCTGAGGTGAAGAACCTGTTGAAAGAAGGGTTCTCACCGATTGTGTTCTGTCGCTTCATTCCCACGGCGAAATACGTCGCCGAACACCTGCGTGCCGTCCTTTCCAAGGGCTACCCGATCGAGGTGGTCACCGGTGAGTTGACTCCAGAGGACCGCGCTGCCCGAGTGGCTGCGCTGGTGAAGGACCCCGACGGTCGACGCGTTCTCGTCGCCACCGACTGCCTGTCCGAGGGCATCAACCTTCAGGTCGGTTTCCAAGCCATCCTGCACTACGACCTGGCCTGGAATCCGACTCGGCACGAGCAACGTGAGGGGCGCGTCGATCGGTTCGGCCAGATAGCCAAAATCGTGCGGGCCGTGACCATCTACGGCGAGGACACAGGCATTGACGGCATCGTGATGGATGCGCTTATCCGCAAACACGCCCAGATCCGCAAGGACCTCGGCGTCAGCGTGCCCGTGCCCAACGAGGCGAACGAACGGGTGCTCAGCGCTCTCATGGAGGGACTCATGCTGCGTGGCCAGCCCGCCCAGCAGCCGACTCTCGACGACGAGCTCTTCACCCTCACCGACCACTGGGAATCTGCAGCCGAGCAGGAAAGGGTTTCCCGGACCCGCTACGCTCAAGCTGCCATTCATCCCGACGAGGTGTCTCGGGAGGTGGAAGAAGCCCGCTCCCGGATAGGTGGTTTCAGCGACGTGGCCGCTTTCGTTCGCAGTGCCCTCAAAGCCGTCAAAGCCGAGACCTGGGATGAGAACGAGAACCTGATGCTCGACATGGGCTCTCTGCCCATCGGCCTCAAGGACACCCTGCAGGCAGGTGGGAGACTTCGCTGGGTCCCTGACCTGCCCGCACCCCAGGGTGCCGCTGCCATGGTCCGCACTGACAGGCGCGTTGGGGCGCTGGCCCAGTTTGTTCTCGACGGAGCCCTGGACTCCGGCCTCCACGAGGATGTGCGGCCGGCCCGCCGCGCCGGGGTCATCACCACGCAGAGTGTGGATGTGATGACGACCCTGCTCATCGTCCGATTCCGCATTCACCTGACTCTTCCCGGGCGTGGTGGGCCGCGAACTCAGGTGGCTGAGGAGGCCAGGGCCCTTGCCTTTACAGGCACACCCAAGAATCCGACGTGGCTTCCACCCGATCGGGTGGAGGAGCTATTGGGCTCGCTCCCAACAGCCAATGTTCCGGCGGATCGGGTGCCTGGTCTGATGGGTAACGTGCTTCGCTCTGTTGGGGAGAACAGCTCGGTGCTCCTCGACTCTCTGGCAGCGCAGGTTGCTCAGGAGCTGCGGCAGGCTCATGCCAGGGTTCGTCAGTCGGCGCGTGGCCGAGAGGCCGTGGGATCACTCACCTTGCGGGGGTTGGATGTCACGCCGCAGCTGCCTGTGGACATCTTGGGAGTATTCGTGTATCAGCCAGGCGGTGCCGAGTGA